One part of the Sporosarcina ureae genome encodes these proteins:
- a CDS encoding gamma-glutamyl-gamma-aminobutyrate hydrolase family protein — translation MNELKPFIGVTSDIDEKGDTLVQTRYITAVRRAGGVPIILPVGMEAIDEVCAHLDGLLLIGGEDVDPSLFGEEPHQKLGKVFPQRDEMELALVKAMAQQDKPVLGICRGYQIMNVAFGGTLYQDIHAQLADDLLQHHQLTDLEFATHLVDIVPDSKLAECAGTSEIRVNTLHHQAVKEIQAPLIVTAMAKDGVIEAFESTEHTFLVGVQWHPEALVKRDDATSLRLFERFVEAAN, via the coding sequence ATGAACGAATTGAAGCCATTCATTGGAGTGACATCAGACATAGATGAAAAAGGGGATACACTGGTCCAGACCAGATACATAACAGCTGTACGTCGTGCGGGTGGAGTACCGATCATTTTACCAGTAGGGATGGAAGCGATTGACGAGGTGTGTGCTCATTTGGACGGGTTATTACTCATTGGCGGGGAAGATGTTGATCCGTCACTATTTGGAGAAGAGCCGCATCAGAAGCTCGGCAAAGTATTTCCACAGCGTGATGAGATGGAGCTAGCGCTAGTTAAAGCGATGGCGCAACAAGACAAACCGGTACTCGGGATATGCAGAGGATATCAAATCATGAATGTGGCATTTGGCGGTACGCTGTATCAAGACATCCACGCGCAACTTGCAGATGATTTACTGCAACATCATCAGCTGACGGATTTAGAATTTGCTACGCATTTAGTGGATATAGTTCCAGACAGTAAGCTTGCGGAATGTGCAGGTACTTCCGAGATTCGGGTGAATACGTTGCATCATCAGGCTGTGAAGGAGATACAAGCGCCACTCATCGTTACAGCGATGGCTAAAGATGGCGTGATTGAAGCGTTTGAGAGTACTGAGCATACGTTCCTTGTAGGGGTTCAGTGGCATCCTGAGGCATTAGTAAAGCGGGATGATGCGACTTCGTTGAGGTTGTTTGAGAGGTTTGTGGAAGCAGCTAACTAA
- a CDS encoding YjjG family noncanonical pyrimidine nucleotidase — MHYELLLFDLDDTLFDFNETEKHALGNTFNSFGLPNGLEQYRDTYRAISSVIWDDLEQGRITLEELKVERFRRLFQEHELKLDAHRFGELYIENLGHESHLIEGVEEMFASLENYRLAILTNGFTLAQYARIAGSPLRNTFEAIIASEQTGFKKPQPEIFEYTFDSLGITDRSKVLMIGDSLTSDIQGGINAGIDTCWFNPEGKENRTSITPTYEIRSWKEFSFGRKMVNN, encoded by the coding sequence ATGCACTATGAATTACTATTATTTGATTTAGACGATACATTATTTGATTTCAATGAAACAGAAAAGCATGCGCTCGGCAACACGTTTAATTCTTTCGGTTTGCCAAATGGCTTGGAGCAGTATCGCGACACATACCGTGCAATCAGCTCCGTCATCTGGGATGATCTAGAACAAGGCCGCATCACGCTTGAGGAATTAAAAGTAGAACGTTTTCGACGCTTATTCCAAGAGCATGAACTGAAACTGGACGCACATCGTTTTGGAGAGCTATATATTGAAAACCTTGGACATGAGTCACACTTAATAGAAGGCGTGGAAGAAATGTTCGCCAGTCTAGAGAACTACCGTCTGGCGATCCTCACAAATGGCTTTACATTGGCCCAGTATGCTCGTATCGCAGGTTCACCGCTGCGTAATACCTTTGAAGCGATTATTGCATCCGAACAGACAGGCTTTAAAAAACCGCAACCTGAAATTTTTGAGTATACTTTCGACTCACTCGGAATTACAGACCGCTCAAAAGTTTTGATGATCGGTGATTCATTGACGTCTGACATACAAGGCGGGATCAATGCAGGAATTGATACGTGCTGGTTTAACCCAGAAGGTAAAGAAAACCGTACTTCGATTACACCTACTTATGAAATTCGTTCGTGGAAGGAATTCAGTTTCGGTCGTAAGATGGTTAACAACTGA
- a CDS encoding choline kinase family protein yields MYLIQELSYIKRLGGLTNLNFLVAHKGQKYVLRFPAHEFEDIINRQHEKENQRIAAEIGVTVDNVVFTDDGIKMTPYYDATANLTRDLIVTPEYLEKVADVLSTLHSSNREFTNRFDYWEEVEKYKSTLTEMPSLYVLLEERVRNLTQGERLEYVPCHMDSVTGNFIQNDAGQLLLIDWEYSANYLPEWDLAAFIMERELSEEQEQVLLDYYGLPAASKQSLDLQKLKSDFLWSLWSLVKELEDPSFEAYTAKRTERLIEGLEQYYRLYGNE; encoded by the coding sequence GTGTATCTAATCCAAGAACTATCCTATATAAAAAGGCTAGGCGGTCTCACTAACCTGAACTTCCTTGTGGCGCACAAAGGACAAAAATATGTCTTACGTTTCCCGGCACATGAGTTTGAAGACATCATCAACCGCCAGCATGAAAAAGAGAATCAACGAATTGCGGCTGAAATTGGAGTGACGGTCGATAATGTGGTGTTTACTGATGACGGAATCAAAATGACACCATATTACGATGCGACGGCTAATCTAACCCGAGATCTAATTGTGACTCCAGAATATTTGGAAAAAGTTGCGGATGTGTTGTCTACGCTTCATTCATCGAATCGAGAATTTACGAATCGCTTTGATTATTGGGAAGAGGTCGAGAAGTATAAAAGTACATTGACTGAAATGCCTTCGCTTTATGTGTTGCTCGAGGAACGGGTACGGAATTTGACGCAAGGGGAGCGTCTGGAGTATGTGCCGTGTCATATGGATTCGGTAACGGGGAATTTTATTCAGAATGACGCGGGGCAGTTGCTGTTGATCGACTGGGAGTACAGTGCGAATTATTTACCAGAATGGGACTTGGCGGCGTTTATTATGGAACGTGAGTTGAGTGAGGAACAAGAGCAAGTGCTACTCGATTATTACGGTTTACCCGCTGCTTCGAAACAGTCGCTGGATTTGCAGAAGTTGAAGTCAGATTTTCTTTGGTCGTTATGGTCGCTTGTGAAAGAGCTGGAAGATCCTTCGTTTGAAGCATATACAGCGAAGCGGACGGAGCGCTTGATAGAGGGGTTGGAACAGTATTATCGTTTGTATGGGAATGAATAA